The Deferribacterota bacterium genome includes a window with the following:
- a CDS encoding 4-hydroxy-3-methylbut-2-enyl diphosphate reductase: MAKNAGFCFGVERAISIAKESLGENGKVYTYGPIIHNPHVVNQLEKSGISVVNDLDNLKKG, encoded by the coding sequence GTGGCTAAGAATGCAGGTTTTTGTTTTGGTGTAGAGAGAGCAATTTCAATAGCCAAAGAATCACTTGGTGAGAATGGAAAGGTATACACCTATGGACCTATTATACACAACCCCCATGTTGTTAATCAGCTAGAGAAAAGTGGTATTAGCGTTGTAAATGATTTAGATAATCTTAAAAAAGGG